From the genome of Pseudomonas sp. WJP1:
GTAGCGATTCTGCGATCAAGGTTACCTCGAACAATACTGCGGTTCCGGGGAGCTACTCGGTTCGCGTCGAAAACCTGGCCACCTCGTCCAAGGTCGCCAGCCAGAATTTCGACACGGGTGCGAGCACGCCGATTCCAGAAGGTGACCTGCTGATTACGCAGGACGGTGTGGTTCATACCGTCAAGATCGGTGCCGGTGCGACCTTGCAGACGGTGCGCGATACCATCAACTCGACGTTGGCCGAGAAAGGCATCAGTGCGAACCTTGTCAACGGTGCGGACGGTTCGCGCCTGGTGTTCAGTTCCACGATGACGGGGGATGGCACGGACATTACGGTTGACGGAATAGATGAGCTCAAGATCCTTCCCAACGTGAAAATGGTGGGTAACGGTGCCGGCTATATCGACGCGAAGGCCGAGGATGCGCTGATCTATGTAGACGGCCTCAAAGTCACCAGCAAGACCAACACCGTGGATGGCGCGGTCAGCGGGATTAGCCTGGAGCTGCTTCAGGAGACCGGCACTGATCCGACCAAGGCGATCACGGTAACCGTTGGTGAGAATACCACCGGCCTGAAGACGTCGATCCAGGCGTATGTCGATGCCTACAATGCCTTGGTCACGAAGGTCAACAGCCTGGCTGCCACCTCCAAGGATGAGGATGGCAACACTGTCCTCGGCCCGCTGACAAATGATCCGACCACGCGAGCGCTGCTGTCTGATCTGCGCAAGCAGTTGGCCACAGAAGGCAGTGGCGATCGGCTCACCAGCCTGAGTCAGCTGGGTATCAATACCCAGAAGGACGGTACCCTCGAATTCAACAGTGTCAAATTTGATACTGCCATGAAGGAGAAGAAGCTCGGTCCCGATGTGCAGGAGCTTTTCACCGGTACCAATGGTGTGTTCGAGCGCATGAACAAGGCGGTCGAACCGTACCTGCAAACGGGCGGCATCCTCGATTCGCGCACGTCCGGTCTGGGCAAGCAGCAGACCGATCTCGCCAACCAGCAGTTAGCGCTGGATCGTCGTATCGATTCGCTGACCGAAGTGCTGACCAAGCGTTACGTGGCTATGGACACCCTGGTTGGCAAGCTCGAGGCGCAACGCAAGAACATCGTTTCGATGTTCACCTCGATCGAGGCTCAACAGAAGAACTCCTGATCGGCCGATACGCCTGAAGCCCGGCAGTACCCTTAGAGGGACTCCGGGCTTTTCGCTTTGAGCGCTAAAGTTTTTTGACGTGCAGGCGATACAGGCGGTATATGAATCTTTTCGTTGTTACGAGGTAGAACATGAATCCTATGTTGGCCCTTCGGCAGTACCAGAAAGTCAACGGTGTGGCCCAAACCTCCGAGGCCAGTCCGCACCGCCTGGTACAAATGCTGATGCAGGGCGGCCTGGATCGTATCGCGCAGGCCAAAGGCGCCATTGCGCGCAATGATGTTGCCCAGAAAGGTGTGCTGATCGGCAAGGCCATCGGCATCATCGGTGGCCTGCGCGAAGGGCTCGACCTGGAGCATCAGGC
Proteins encoded in this window:
- the fliD gene encoding flagellar filament capping protein FliD, with the protein product MASTILPGTGLGSGVDINAIVKTLVAAETDPKSNQIKRQTANNTAMLSGVAALKSALSVYQAAMKKLNDTAAPSFNAYTASSSSDSAIKVTSNNTAVPGSYSVRVENLATSSKVASQNFDTGASTPIPEGDLLITQDGVVHTVKIGAGATLQTVRDTINSTLAEKGISANLVNGADGSRLVFSSTMTGDGTDITVDGIDELKILPNVKMVGNGAGYIDAKAEDALIYVDGLKVTSKTNTVDGAVSGISLELLQETGTDPTKAITVTVGENTTGLKTSIQAYVDAYNALVTKVNSLAATSKDEDGNTVLGPLTNDPTTRALLSDLRKQLATEGSGDRLTSLSQLGINTQKDGTLEFNSVKFDTAMKEKKLGPDVQELFTGTNGVFERMNKAVEPYLQTGGILDSRTSGLGKQQTDLANQQLALDRRIDSLTEVLTKRYVAMDTLVGKLEAQRKNIVSMFTSIEAQQKNS
- the fliS gene encoding flagellar export chaperone FliS, whose protein sequence is MNPMLALRQYQKVNGVAQTSEASPHRLVQMLMQGGLDRIAQAKGAIARNDVAQKGVLIGKAIGIIGGLREGLDLEHQAEALADIDSLYAYMSKRLVEANVKNDPEILNEVARLLITLKEGWDAIGDQTVDA